The following nucleotide sequence is from Campylobacter coli 76339.
AAAGATTACAACTCTGCCTTTTTCTAAATGTCTTTGAGCTCTTCTCATGATATAAGTTTCACAAAAAGCTTCCATTTGGATCGCACTTTGTACTCTCACATCAAGTCCGTAACTTTCTAAAGCTTCTTGGATAGCGATAGCATTAATAACGGTCGCAAGCATTCCCATGTGATCACCGCTTGTGCGTTTGATAAGACCACCTTTTGCTGCTGAAACACCGCGAATGATATTTCCACCACCTATAACTATACCTACTTCTATATTATTTTTAACTAGTTCTTTGATCTCATTCGCTATGAATTTTAAAATAGAATTTTCAATACCAAAGCCATTTTCTCCGGCTAAAGCTTCTCCTGAAAATTTTACTAAAACTCTTTTTTTCTCTTGCATTTTTTCTCCTTAATCAACTCGAAATTATATTGAAAATTCCATTAAATTTAGCTAATTTAAGCTAATAAGTTCTAAAGGATTGATATGAAAATTCTTTTGTGTTACTTCAAAAGTTAAATCATTTTTTATCCTGCCTACTACCGCACCTTTTTTTACATTTTTACCCACTTTGATATTAGGCGCTATCTTATCCAAGTGTGCATAAATAGTATGAATTCCATTATCATGTTCGACTATCACAACTCTTGCAAGCATACTTGTATCTTTGGCAAAAACTATCTTTCCATCCAAAACACTTTTTACCACAGCATCTGATTTTTTGCTTCTTAAAACAACATTTTCATTGAAAATTTTAATATTATAAACAGGATCGATATAATTTCCAAATTTTTGCTTTACAGTAAAGGATTCTAAAGGAGCTATAGTTTTTTTACCTATATAGCGCTTAGTAGTGCTTCCTTGATAGCTAGAACCAATTTGACGAATTTTTTGAGTATTGTTAGTGATTTTGCTATCGCTAACAACTTTTTGGGTTTGTTTTTTGTCTTCTTGTTTACTTTCTATAATTTTTAACTGATTTAGAGTTTTTCTTAACTCATCTTGCTGATCTTGTAAATTCTCGAGTTTCTTAGCATAAATCGCACGATCGGTTTTTTGCTTATTGATTTCTTTAACTTGCTTTTGTCTTAGATTTTGAAGTTTTGCTAATTGAGCATTGTAATCTTTTAAATCTTCATTGATTTTTTTAATTTGACTTTGCTTGCTATCGATCAGTTTGCTTATATCCTCATAATCCTTAGAAAGCTTAAAAATTTCATCTTGTAAAATTTTATCCAAGCCGCCTAAAACTTCAAAAGCCATAAAGCTTTCCTTGCTTTCAACATAACCTTGCGGTATAGGTAAATCATAAGCAAAATCTTTAGCCATTAAGGCTATAAGCTTGCCTTCCATACTGGCTTTGCTTTTTAAAAGATCTGTATTTTGGCTTGTGAGCAAATTTAAGTCTTTATTTTGTGCCTTGGCTCGAGCTTCAAGCTTAAGGGTTTGAGAATTAAGAGTTTCGATTTGAGCACTCAGTTCTTTTAAACTCTTTTCTCCATTTAATATATCATTTGCCAAATCTTCAAGTTTTTTATTTACCTGCTCTTGAATGCGTTTATTTTCTGCTAAGTTCTTGGTTTTTTCATTGATAGCATTAGCATAAATTTCATTGCTTAAGTAAAAAAAACAAAGAAAAATTAAAATTTTTCTCATTTCTTCACCCTAAACATCACCGAATTTACGCACAATAAGCATACAAATAAAGTGGCTAAAAAAATCACACCCAAATGCACGATAAAATTAATAGGAGGCAAGATAATATCAACCGCCTTTAGACTATCTTGAACTATAGAAAGATCGTAAATTTGTGTGAAAAATATAAACAAAACAATAAAAGCGATAAAACAATCCACTACTACAATCTTATACAGCATGAAAGATCTAAACCAAAAAGGTGCACCAAACAAGCACATAATCTCTACGCGTTCGGTGTGTTCAAAAAGCCAAATTCTCATTTGCTTTAAAAATAAAACAAAGGAAAGCAAGATAATGATAAATAAAAATAGCCAAAATACAAATTTCATCAAAACAAGTAAAGAATAAACCTTATCATGCGTTTTAGCAAAAGTTTCAACTTTACTAATGCTTGGTATGCTTAAAAGCTGATTTTTAATAGTATTAAGCTCATTTTGCGTAGGCAAATAATCAAGTTTAATGCTATAAAATTTAGGTAAAGAATCTCGCAAAACTTTTAAATTTTTATCAGAAACATCATTTTTTAAACGCTCTATCAAATCCTTAGGATCTAATAATTCCAAACTAGAAAAAGAAGAAAGTTTGGTTTTTATAACATTCTTATCAAGTTCGGTAGAGCTTGCGACAATGATATTATAATCTTTATTGACAAGCTCTTCGTAGTATTTTAAAGTAGCATTTGTAAGTAAAATAAACTCAAAGGCAAACATCATAAAAAGCAAAGGCAAAATCAAAGATAAGTGAGTTTTAAAAAATTTCATTCATATTTCCATTTTCTATATTGAAACGACGATAATTCAGTCTTAAATTGCTCGGAATTCTATGCGTAACCACCACAACACAAGTACCTAAAAGCTCTCTAGCTGATTTTAAAAGTGTCCAAATAATATCCGAAGAATACTCGTCCAAATTTCCCGTAGGCTCATCGCAAAGCAAAAGCTTAGGATTGTGCGCTAAAGCTCTAGCCATAGCGACTCTTTGCTGCTCTCCTCCGCTTAGCTGGTTAGGCAATTTATCTGCTTTAAATGTCAAATTTACATGCTTTAAAAGCTTACTAGCTTGATCATGGCAAACTTTCTTACTATAACCTTTGATCATAAGAGGAAGCATGACATTTTTTTCCACGCTGTATTCTTGTATAAGTCTATAGTCTTGAAAAATAATACCGATTTGCTGACGCAATTTTAAAAGCTCTAAATTTCCGATCTTTCGCATAGAAGATCCGCATACTTCAAGCTGACCTGAAAGGAGTTCTAAATCCCCATAAAAAGATTTCAACAGAGTGCTTTTTCCACTTCCACTTTTACCTGTAATAAATACAAAATCATCATCTTTAAAAGTAAAGCTAGCTTCTTTGATAACTAATTCATCATAACCTAAAGAAAGTTTATGTGCTTGAATTAAATTTGACATTCCATCCTCTTTGAATTTCAAAATTCGTAAATTATGCTTTATTTTTACTTAATTTTCAAGAAAATGATCTGTATTAAAATGAAATTTAATACTTTCCTTAAGCATTTTTATAGCTTTTAAATTTTCTTGTATTTTAAAAGGCTCCTTAAAAACAAAGCTAATCGTCTCATCTATATGTAAATAACAGTGCTCAGGCTTATTAAAAGCACCAAAGGCTATCTTCAACAATAAACTTTCCCCTTGCTTATAAATATTTTCAAAATGCAAGAAGAAATCCTCTTTTTTCAGGGTAAAGTTTTTAAAATTTTTCTCCAAAAGCATTAAATCATTTCTGCTTAAATGCATATCTGAAAAATCAAATTCTTCTACAAAGATATCGTTTTCTTCCTTGTCTAAATTCCACACCCAAAGATCATAAATATCTTTTTCTTGTCTTTTCCATCTATCTTCGTATTTGCTAGAAATTTCTAAATTTTCATTTTTTCTAATGCTAAATTGTGGCGATGAGAATTCCAAAAATTCCTTAAGAGTAAAATCAAAATACTCATAACTATCCGTTCTAAGTTCAAAAACTCCTTGTGCTGTAAGTACTCTTGCGCATTCTTTGCAAAATGCTTTAGAAATAACACGGCGATGAGGCTTTTTATCCCAAGGAACTGGAAAGTGTAAGAAAATTTTTTCTATAGAATGAGATTGAAGAACGCTTAGTAAAAGCCTAGCATCACTTTGAATTAATAAAATATTATCAATACCCTGTGCTTTTGCAAGCTTTGCTACCTGTGTGATGGCTGGATTATAAATTTCTATCCCAAGGATTAAAACTTGAGGATTGTTTTTAGCTTGATAAAGCAAATGCCTTCCTGAACCAAAGCCGATTTCAATGTAAATTTTGCCTCCAAGTCTTGCTAGCACCTCTTCAAAATCATTAGCAATTAAAGGAGTTTTTTCAGCCAAAGCATTGTTTTTTACACCGAAAGCCTCGCTGATAATATCTTCGCAAAAATATTGTTTAAAGATATCTAAAGCCTTGTGCAAATAAGCTATTTTAGAAGGTTTGGTATGTTTATCTACCTTAACTACAAATTCATTTTCTCCTTTTTTAATCTGTAGAAAAAAGCTTTCTTCTTTAACCTTTGTATAGATTAAATTCACATTGTCATTATATGCCATCCAAACAAATTCTACCCCATCTTTTTCAAAGGGTAGAATGATTTCTTTAAGTTTTATCGCTTTAAAATTTGGCACTATTGCCCTGCCTTAACTCTTTTTGAAGGCTCTGAACGAAGACCAACAGAATCAATCGCTATAACCTCATAACTATACTCCACACCTGGCAAAGCTTTGATATCTTTTAGTCTTTTTTCTTTTATGCCCTTAAAAATAGCATCTTGATCTCCGCCATAGCGTCTAACTTCGTATTCAACTGCTCTAGAATCATTATCTATCCATTCTAGATCGATACCCTCACTTGTGCTTTGAGCTAAAATCACAGTAGGAGAAGACGGGAGTCCTAAGGTTTTGCCCTCTACTCCATTTTCAGGCATAGGACTTTCAAGCCCATCTACATCCACCATGGTTACTTTATAATACTTGCTTTTTGCAGCACCCTCAACCCTATCTTCATAATAATTTTGCTCAGTTTTAGCCAAAAGAGTATAAGGAAGTAAACTTGAACTCGTAGAATAAACCTTATAATATGAAAAATCTTGATATTTAGGAGCATCCCAAGTCAAAATCACTTTATTAGAGCCATCTAAACTTGCATTTAAATGCTCAACTTGAGGTGGCAAAGCCTTGCTTGTAGAATTTAAAACAGAACTTGGCTCACTTTGCACTCCGTCAAATCCAACAGCGATGATTCTGTAGCTGAAATTCTCCCCTGGTTTTAAATCCTCATCTATAAATTCAGCATTCAAGCGATTTTTTATCTCGGCGATTTTTTTAAATTCTTGCTCATCCGCCTTAGCTCTTTCTATGATATAAGAAGCCACTCTTGGATCTGGATGCGGACGCCAAATCAATTTGATTCGGCTAGGTAGATTTGTAATAGCTTGTGCAAAAGGGACAGCCTCTAATCTTGGCATAGTTTTTACTTCAACTACCTTTCCATCTTCTGAAATATGACCTTGATTGTTAAAACTTCTCATCATATAATAATATTTTGTATTTGGCTCAAGTTTAGCATCTACATAATGGGTTTGAAATTTATCTTTTATCGTCCCTATGAGCTTAAATTCAGGATTTGCATCACTTGAACGATATAAATAAAATCCTTTAATATTATCATCATACAAAGGCTCCCATTCAAACGCTATATTGCTAATATCACTCAAGCTTTTTAAATTTTCAATCTTTGGCAAGCTTTCATTAACTAAAAGTTCTTTACTAGAACCCACGCTAGAAAGTTGTGAAACACTACAAGCACTAAATAAAAGAGTCAAAGCACCCAAGCAAAGACTCAAGTGAAATTTTTTCATTAAGCTCTCCTAAAATAAAATTTTTTTCTAAAATTTGCTTAAAATCATTCATCAATGGAGCTTGAACAAATATCTTTTCTCCATTTCTAGGGTGAACAAAATATAAAAAATACGCATGCAACATGATCCTGCACTCGTATTTTCCCCTATAACCGTATAATTCATCTCCTAAAATATGACGATTTATGCTAGCTAAATGCGCTCTGATTTGATGCGTTCTACCCGTAAAAAGTTTAGCCCCAATAAGACTTAATTCCTTACTTTTTGCCAAATTGACAAAAGCACTCTTAGCTTCCTTAGAGCCCCTAGTATGGGAATTTGTAACTATTTTTTTAATAGCATTCGCACTGGAACGAATCAAGGCTTTATCTATGATAATTTTATCCTCTTTTAGTGGCAAATCAATTAACGCGAGATAAATTCTTCCCATAGTTTTATCGCTAAGTTGCTCACTAAGCTTTTGATGGGCAAAATTATTTTTCGCGATCAGTATAGCTCCGCTTGTTTCTTTATCAAGCCTATGGACAAGCCCTGCTCGCACTTCTCCGCCTAAAGTAGAAAGAGTGTATTGTTTTTCTATAAGCCAATCCACTAAAGTTGCGCTTTTCACGCTCTTTGCTCCATGAACTACCAAATTTGAAGGCTTGTTTAAAACCAACAAATCCTCATCTTCGTATAAAATTTCTATATCAAAATCTATATCAAATTTAGGCTTAGCTTCCTCTACAAGTGGCAAATTTAAAACAAGCTTATCTCCGACTTTTAACTTGAATGAATTTTTATTTTGAATTTTATCATTAACCCAAACGCAGTTTTTTTCTATCATTAAAGCTATTTGACTGCGACTTTGATTAAGATTTTTAGCTAAAAAAATATCAAGTCTTGAGGATTCATCGACTAAAAAAGTTTGCATTTTTTCCTTATAAAATTTTATACAATTTAGAGTTTTATCCTATAATTATAATTTAATACTACAAATTGAAGGCAAATTTTGTTTATACCCGATAGAAGAATTTTAACACATTTTGATTATATACAACCTATTTTATTTATACCTATCATTTCAATTTCATTTTTTTTAATATACGAAGCCAATACCTTTTTAGCTGAAAAACAATTCGTTTATGCCTGTGTAGGGATTGCAGCATTTAGTGTATTTTTCTTACTACCCATACGCAAACTTATGTGGCTCATACCTGTAGCTTATTGGGTAAATATCTTTTTGCTTTTAAGTACAGATATTTTTGGAGTTGAAAGGCTAGGCGCCAAAAGATGGCTTGAAATTCCATTTACTCATTTTACCATTCAACCTTCTGAAATTTTTAAACCCAGCTTTATTTTAATGCTTGCTTATCTCATCTATCAAAATCCACCGCCCAAAAATGGCTATAAATTAAAACAATTTCTAAAACTTAGTTTTTTTATCATCTTGCCTTTTTTGCTGATCGCTCAAGAGCCTGATTTGGGTAGTGCTATGGTGCTTTTGATCGTAGGTTTTGGTGTGCTTTTTATCATGGGTGTGAATTATAAAATTTGGCTCAGCATCATCATCGCTATTGGTATAAGTTCTCCTATTATTTATACGCATTTTTTAAAGCCTTATCAAAAACAAAGAATTCATGATTTTATCTCAGAAAAACCAAGCTATCAAGTCGCACAGTCGATGATAGCTATAGGCAATGGCGGACTCATAGGCAAATCCGAAGACGAAGCCACGCAAACACATTTTAACTTTTTGCCTATCGCTACGAGTGATTTTATCTTTGCATATCTTATAGAGCGTTTTGGATTTATAGGCGGGTTTGTTTTAATCCTACTTTATATCCTGCTCATCTTTCACTTGCTAAGTCTTAATCATAAGCTTAAAAATGATTATTTTGCTAGAGTTGCCATAAACTGCGTGGCATTGTTTATTTTTATTTATGCGGGAGTTAATATTTCGATGACTATAGGTTTTGCACCGGTTGTCGGTATACCACTGCCTTTTTTTAGTTATGGTGGAAGTTCTTTTACAATTTTTATGATTTTCTTTGGAATTTTACAACATTTAATCACTTTTAGATATTTTTGGACAGATAATAAAAATAAATAAAATAACTTTAAGCAAAGATAAGATATAATTCTATCTTCACAAATCAAAGGCGGATTTATAGCTCAGTTGGTTAGAGCAACCGGCTCATAACCGGTTGGTCGCAGGTTCGAGTCCTGCTAAATCCACCACTACTTTAGTTGTACATATCTAATCCCAAAAAATGAATTAAATTAACTTTAACTACAAATAATCTATACCGTTTACTATCACCTTAAATTGAAATAGAAACCGATTCTCTTTTTAAATTTCTTTATGGTAAAATAATAAAGTTTATGAAGGTGATATATTGTATGTTTTAGTCTCTTTTTAAATTTCTTTATGGTAAAATGCACCTGTATCGCCTATAATAAAAACATTGGTTTTAGTCTCTTTTTAAATTTCTTTATGGTAAAATAAAAGGTGAGAATTTTAAAGAATGTTATCAGTTTTAGTCTCTTTTTAAATTTCTTTATGGTAAAATAATTTTTCATTTTCTAAAGCTAGTCTTCCTGTTTTAGTCTCTTTTTAAATTTCTTTATGGTAAAATAGACTTTGAACAAATAAAGAAAAATAGAGCTTTTTGTATACAAAAATGTATAAAAATATGCTATCATTTTAAAAGAGAAATTTAAAAAGAGACTAAAATAAGTGGTTTTCGGTTAGCCACGCAGGGTTACAATCCCTTTAAAACCGTTAAAATTCAAACAAACTAGCTTGTCTAATTTTATTAGACTTAGTTTGCTTGATTGAATATCAATATACTTTTAAAAGCTTCATCATAGGCCATGTTTTTTGCTCGTCTTTAAGGCAATATCTTCCCTTGGTTTAAAATCAGCCTTAATTTTTTCTCCAAGCGGGGTTATAATGTATTTTTCGAAAATTCTCAATCCCTGAATTCCTATTTTTTTAGCCTTTACATTTCCTTCTGCATTTGTAAACAATAGCCTTTGATTGTCTGTTAAGTTTTCAAATTTATTATCATGTTTTTCAACACAAATACTTGAGTTACTGATATCAAAACCATTATAATAAGCAAATTCGGGTTCTTGCATATCTTTTTTTTGTATCAAAACCAAATCATCTTTATGCAAAGAAAAACAAAACTCATAGCTTTCATCTATTTCTTGCCATTGCTTTGGATTGCCCTTTTTATCTTTACCTATAATTACTATTTTATTTGGTAAAACTCCTAAAGCAAAATCCATAGTATAAATAGGTATGGCATAAAATTTATTTTGTTTTTTAAAAATATCAATCCTTACCATGGTGTCATTTTCTACATATTTTGTACCTATTTTTCTTATTTTTCCACAATTTAGCGCTATTTCTACACCTTCTTGTGAGTTGTATTTTTTAATCATTTCATCTTTAGAGTAAAATGTTTCCTTATGTAAAGCTCCTCTTGCTCTTTTTCTAGGAGGTTTTGAAACAAAAAGCTTGTTTATTTGATTTAAAATTTGCTCTCTAAACCCCTCAAAAGGCTCAAAGAACTTAGCTTGATGTTTATAACTATCACTTGTAAGTTCTTTAGCATAAAGTTTTGCTTTTAAAAGCTCTTGTTCTTTTTTAAAATCTGAAAAAGCTTTTATAATGGCATTTGTGCTATAAGCGACTATCGTGGCATCAAGCGCGTGATGAAGATGGTTGTTTCTATCTTTTTGAGCAAATCCCCAAGTATGCCTTAAAACTGATGTAAGCATTCCATTGATTGTTTGCACATGTATTTTACTTCCTTTTTCTCCACTTTTTAGATTTACATCTTCTTTTTCATCCAAAGGTAAAAAATCTAAATATTCTTTTGTGTATTTAACAATAAGAGTTGAAATATATCTTGTATCATTTAAATTCCTACTGATAAAATCTTGCTGTTGCTTGCCTTTAAAAGCTTCGTCTAAAATTTTATTTTTCTTTTTATAGGGAAGATTTTGAGCTAAAGCTTGAATTTTACTCCATCTTTCTTCATTTGCTCCAAAGGCTTCAAAAGGTGTTTTATTGAGTTTTTCTTGATTTTCTTTGGTAAAAACCAAAACCTTATTTAAAAAAGAATCATCAAAACTTCGCGAATAAGGATATATATGATCAACCTCTAAAGCTTTTTCATCTCTTAAGTGTTCTATGGATATTTTTTTACCGCTATAAATACAAAATTCTTTTTGTTCTTTCCAAAGTTTTAATTTTAAGATGTTTTTAGCATTTGCCTTAAGTCCAAATTTTTCACACTCATTTAGAGCCCAAATATTATTCTCATAGTTTTCTTTTTGTTCTTTTTCGATCTTAGCCCTAAGCTTTTTACTCAGCCCTATATCTCTTGCTAATTCTATATGAATTTTATGCATTTTTCCATATTTTTTAAGCAAAGCATTTAAAACTTTTCTATACTCGCTTATAGCACGATTTACGATAGGATTGGTGAGCTCTTGTGCAAAAATGCTATCGCAAAAGGCAGGTAAGAAATCGAATTTTTGATTGTTTGATTTTGTTTTTAAATTTAAAAGCTTGCAAGCTTCATCGTATCTTTTTCCCTCTTTCATCAAAGGCAAGATTAGATTAAGTGCTTTAAAACTAAGATTTATATGATCGTTGAAATCAATTTCTAGCAGATTCTTGATTTGCTCGTTATTTAAACTATACTTTTCTAAAGTAATTTTTAATTTCTCATTATCTTTAATTAGAGTGATATAAGTCGCTATTTGATCTAATTCTTCCCTACTTAAGGAATGCTCTCCTAGGGCTTTTTTAAATTCGACTAATTTTCTAAATTCAATCAGTTTTGTACTTTCTACATTGTCCTTATCATACTTTAGACTTTTAAATTTCATACTTTCATGAAGTTTAATGTATTCTCTAAATTTTTTATAAGTGATACTTCCTTTATCTAAGATATGATTTAAAATTTCATTGATAATCTGACTCGATACAAGCTCTCCACTCTCTTTCTCTAAGCTTTTTAGCTCATTGATAATCTTGGTTAATGCTACGAATTCCCAAGCACTATATGAATTTTTACAAGCTCTTTTTTCATCTTCAAAAAAGGTGCAAGCTCCTACCAAATATGAAAAATCTTTCAAAGGTCTTTGAAAAAATGCAACTTTTAGAATTTCCTTTATAAAATTATCATTATAAGAATATCCCCATTCTTTTTGTTTTTCTAAAATCAGTTTTAATTCTTTTTCTAAATCACTTGCTAGAACGCAATTTTCATAACTGCCTTCTTTATTGCGTATATTTATAAAATCTTTTGTATTTTCTCTATATTTTTGGAAAAATTCTTTATAAAAATACTCTCCTACACTTTGATATTTTTCCAATTTTAAAGCATTTGTTTTTAAAGCACTTAAAATTTTCCCTTTTTCATTATCACTTGATTTTTTTTCATTTTTATTCATATAACCACGATGTTTTGCTATATGTAAAATCACTCTTGCTAAATCTTTGGGTTCTATTTTTTCATTAAGCGCTTTATATCTTAGCTCATAAGGACTTATAAGTCTTCCTTCATAAGCTTTAGGCAATTCTCCATCGTTTGCTATATAATCTTGATAATTTAATTTTAATCCTTTTGAAATAATATGCTTTAAAGCAATCAGTCTTGATCTTCTTCTTCCTAGTCGTCTTCTATTGCTTCTTGCATTGCGTCTAGGTAAAGCTAAAGATTCTTTTGTCTTAGGATCTTCAGCCTTGGTAAATAATCTTACACCACAATCTTGTAATTGATTATCTTCAACAAAAGCCCAACCTATAGAGTTAATCCCTATATCAAAACCTAAAATTTTCATTCGTTCTCGCTTTTATTATGGTATTTATGATTGATTTTAAATAACATTGCTTTCGCATCAAAGCACCTTTAACAATTTAACCCTACTCCTGAAATTCAACACTCTCAAATTTCGGCTTATCCACAAAGCAAGATTTTTCTTTTAAAAATAAAACCTCGACAACCCCTACAGGACCATTTCTGTTTTTGCCGACTAAAATTTCAGCATTTTCTTGCATAGGATTAGGAATAAAATTTCTTTGATAAGGCTTGCCTTCGGCTTTTGCTTTATTTTCGCGTTCTTTTTCATCCTGCTCCCTATAAACCTCATCGCGATACACAAACAAAATCGTATCCGCATCCTGCTCTATAGCCCCACTTTCACGCAAATCACTCATCATAGGACGCTTATTTGCACGCTGTTCCAAAGAACGATTGAGCTGTGAAAGTGCGATGATGGGCATATCAAGCTCTCTTGCTAAAAGCTTAAGCCCTCTTGAAATTTCGCTGACTTGTAAATGTCTATCATTGAAATTAGAATTACTCATCATAAGCCCTATATAATCAATCACGCAAAGCCCTATGCTTTCTTCTTGAGCCTTTAAACGCCTTAAAATCGCTCTTACATCTGTGATAGTCGCATAACCGCTATCATAGATAAATAATTTCTTTTTAGAATAATAATTACAAGCATCGCCAATGCGTTCCCATTCATTATCATTTAAATCCGCTGTCAAAATTTTTTGCAAAGGGATAGAAGTTTTTGCCGCAAGCATTCTTTGCATGATTTGAGCAGCAGGCATTTCAAGCGAAAACATTACCACTCCCTTATCCTGTCTTAAAACCTTCTCTATAAAATTTAAACACAGAGTTGTTTTTCCCATACCTGGGCGCGCTGCGATGATGATAAGCTCCCCACCTTTAAAACCCTTAGTCATAGTATTTAGATCTTCAAAACCCGTATCAAGTCCTATCACTGTTTTATTTTCAAGGCTTTTTTGTTTTTTGAATTCTTCTAAAAGCTCGCTTAAAACCAATTCTATATCTTTGATATCGTTAGTATTGACACGGTTGGTAATGTTAAAAATTTCCTTGCCGATTTCATCAGAAATTTCGCTGACTGCGCGATTATCATTGATCCGTGTTGGCAAAAGATGTGCAAAACTTAAAAGCTGTCTTTTAATCGACTTTTCGCGAAGTTCATTAACATAAGCGGGAAGATCTATTATCGAAGGAGTTGCGATAATCTCTGTTAAAATTTGTTCATCTATTTTTTTATGTTTTTTTAAAAAGCTAATCGATATAGGCTCCCCAGCATTCACGCAAGCAATAATAGCTTTAAAAACATCCTGATGAGCTTTAAGACTAAAATCTTTAGGTTCTATATCTCCTGCTATACTAGAATAAGCATCCTCGCTCATGATACAACTACTTAAAATTGCGCGCTCTAAATCCAAATCAAAATGCTCTTGCTGCACCCTATTTTCCTTTTTTGAGTAAAAATTATTGAAAGATTTTATCTAAAAGAATCTAAAAATTCACATAAGCTTTTTATAGAAAAATTAAAGTAATATTAGTTACAATAAAGTTATAATTTTAATTATAAAAACTATACAAGGAGTTTATTTTGAAAAAAACCTTACTTTCTTTTACTTTAGCTTCTTTGATGATAAGTCAAGCTTCATCTATAGAATTTCAAAGTGGCTTTAGTGGAAATTTAAGCCTAGGAATAGGCGCAAGAGATGTTAAAAGCAATATCTCACCTCTAGCAAATAGCGATTATCTAAGTGGATACAATACTGATAATTCCGATACTTCTGCTATCCCTCTTATAGGTCTTGAGCTTTACTATGGGAATTTAATCGATAATGATAGAGTATTTCTTAAAAACTATAATGGAAGAGATTTAAGCGGTATTGCTTTGGGCTATGAAAGAGCTTATCTAGAACGCTTTAGCACTTCCTTTTCTCTCATTTCATCTTTAAGAGAAAAAGCCTATGCTAATCCTTATGCTATAGGTAATCGCGAAGAAACCGATGTGAGCAAATACGGCTTTAAAATTTCGCAACTTTACGAAAGTGATTTTGGAAAATTTAATGCTTCTTATGTTTTTGCAAAAAACAAATTAGATAAAGAAAGCGTAGCATTTACTTCTCTTAAACGAGAGGGAAATTATCATGAGTTAGAATTAAGCTATAATTATTCTTTATTAAATTTAGGCTTAAACTATGATTACAATGATGCCGATGGAAAAGCTCAAAGCTACTCAAGATATGGCTTTAAAATAGGCACACATCTAGTTTTTGCAAAAAACTATATCCTAACCCCTAGCTTAAGCTTAAAT
It contains:
- a CDS encoding Uridylate kinase, producing MQEKKRVLVKFSGEALAGENGFGIENSILKFIANEIKELVKNNIEVGIVIGGGNIIRGVSAAKGGLIKRTSGDHMGMLATVINAIAIQEALESYGLDVRVQSAIQMEAFCETYIMRRAQRHLEKGRVVIFAAGTGNPYFTTDTTAILRAVEIDAHMVIKATKVNGVYDKDPNKFDDAVFLQTLSYDEAMQDNIKVMDDTAIALAKDNSLPIVVCNMFEEGNLLKIIQGDNSLCSIVKN
- a CDS encoding Cell division protein FtsX, coding for MKFFKTHLSLILPLLFMMFAFEFILLTNATLKYYEELVNKDYNIIVASSTELDKNVIKTKLSSFSSLELLDPKDLIERLKNDVSDKNLKVLRDSLPKFYSIKLDYLPTQNELNTIKNQLLSIPSISKVETFAKTHDKVYSLLVLMKFVFWLFLFIIILLSFVLFLKQMRIWLFEHTERVEIMCLFGAPFWFRSFMLYKIVVVDCFIAFIVLFIFFTQIYDLSIVQDSLKAVDIILPPINFIVHLGVIFLATLFVCLLCVNSVMFRVKK
- a CDS encoding Cell division transporter, ATP-binding protein FtsE (TC 3.A.5.1.1); translation: MSNLIQAHKLSLGYDELVIKEASFTFKDDDFVFITGKSGSGKSTLLKSFYGDLELLSGQLEVCGSSMRKIGNLELLKLRQQIGIIFQDYRLIQEYSVEKNVMLPLMIKGYSKKVCHDQASKLLKHVNLTFKADKLPNQLSGGEQQRVAMARALAHNPKLLLCDEPTGNLDEYSSDIIWTLLKSARELLGTCVVVVTHRIPSNLRLNYRRFNIENGNMNEIF
- a CDS encoding tRNA (guanine46-N7-)-methyltransferase, with protein sequence MPNFKAIKLKEIILPFEKDGVEFVWMAYNDNVNLIYTKVKEESFFLQIKKGENEFVVKVDKHTKPSKIAYLHKALDIFKQYFCEDIISEAFGVKNNALAEKTPLIANDFEEVLARLGGKIYIEIGFGSGRHLLYQAKNNPQVLILGIEIYNPAITQVAKLAKAQGIDNILLIQSDARLLLSVLQSHSIEKIFLHFPVPWDKKPHRRVISKAFCKECARVLTAQGVFELRTDSYEYFDFTLKEFLEFSSPQFSIRKNENLEISSKYEDRWKRQEKDIYDLWVWNLDKEENDIFVEEFDFSDMHLSRNDLMLLEKNFKNFTLKKEDFFLHFENIYKQGESLLLKIAFGAFNKPEHCYLHIDETISFVFKEPFKIQENLKAIKMLKESIKFHFNTDHFLEN
- a CDS encoding Putative fibronectin domain-containing lipoprotein, with the translated sequence MSLCLGALTLLFSACSVSQLSSVGSSKELLVNESLPKIENLKSLSDISNIAFEWEPLYDDNIKGFYLYRSSDANPEFKLIGTIKDKFQTHYVDAKLEPNTKYYYMMRSFNNQGHISEDGKVVEVKTMPRLEAVPFAQAITNLPSRIKLIWRPHPDPRVASYIIERAKADEQEFKKIAEIKNRLNAEFIDEDLKPGENFSYRIIAVGFDGVQSEPSSVLNSTSKALPPQVEHLNASLDGSNKVILTWDAPKYQDFSYYKVYSTSSSLLPYTLLAKTEQNYYEDRVEGAAKSKYYKVTMVDVDGLESPMPENGVEGKTLGLPSSPTVILAQSTSEGIDLEWIDNDSRAVEYEVRRYGGDQDAIFKGIKEKRLKDIKALPGVEYSYEVIAIDSVGLRSEPSKRVKAGQ
- a CDS encoding Ribosomal large subunit pseudouridine synthase D translates to MQTFLVDESSRLDIFLAKNLNQSRSQIALMIEKNCVWVNDKIQNKNSFKLKVGDKLVLNLPLVEEAKPKFDIDFDIEILYEDEDLLVLNKPSNLVVHGAKSVKSATLVDWLIEKQYTLSTLGGEVRAGLVHRLDKETSGAILIAKNNFAHQKLSEQLSDKTMGRIYLALIDLPLKEDKIIIDKALIRSSANAIKKIVTNSHTRGSKEAKSAFVNLAKSKELSLIGAKLFTGRTHQIRAHLASINRHILGDELYGYRGKYECRIMLHAYFLYFVHPRNGEKIFVQAPLMNDFKQILEKNFILGELNEKISLESLLGCFDSFI